One part of the Ochrobactrum quorumnocens genome encodes these proteins:
- a CDS encoding lysophospholipid acyltransferase family protein produces MAKEKSAPKAGERSRSDGFAKRMWRRIRGPLARSAFLQSALVQLISSYLKFVHLTNPRLKGSADIKTLLRENSPSIITFWHGQHIMAAAVRPHDLEVVAMFSRSADAELNARIAEKFGFITVRGSGGRGEGNSARKGGARALLTLKNALKKGQSASMIADIAHGKAREAGEGIILLAKLSGRPIMPFAYAFSRNHVLHKTWDKTTIPLPFGRSIIVCGEPVWVDENADEAQLEEKRMELTRQLNDATTKAYAALEAGK; encoded by the coding sequence ATGGCAAAGGAAAAAAGCGCACCGAAAGCCGGTGAACGCAGCCGCTCGGATGGATTTGCAAAGCGTATGTGGCGCCGCATTCGCGGGCCACTTGCGCGTTCGGCTTTCTTACAATCCGCGCTGGTGCAGCTCATTTCCAGCTATCTGAAATTTGTGCATCTGACCAATCCGCGTCTCAAGGGATCTGCTGATATCAAGACCCTTTTGCGCGAAAATAGCCCCTCAATCATAACGTTCTGGCACGGTCAGCACATTATGGCAGCGGCGGTGCGTCCCCATGATCTTGAAGTGGTGGCCATGTTTTCCCGCAGTGCCGATGCGGAACTCAATGCACGTATCGCTGAGAAGTTCGGCTTCATCACAGTGCGAGGCTCTGGTGGGCGCGGTGAAGGCAACTCCGCTAGAAAAGGTGGAGCGCGCGCGCTTTTAACGTTGAAAAATGCCCTGAAAAAGGGACAATCAGCGTCAATGATTGCTGATATCGCCCACGGCAAAGCGCGTGAAGCGGGCGAAGGAATTATTTTGCTGGCCAAATTATCAGGTCGACCAATAATGCCTTTTGCGTATGCTTTTTCGCGGAATCATGTTTTGCATAAGACATGGGATAAGACCACAATTCCGTTGCCATTCGGCCGCTCGATAATTGTCTGTGGAGAGCCGGTCTGGGTGGATGAAAATGCCGATGAGGCACAACTGGAAGAAAAGCGCATGGAATTGACGCGCCAACTCAATGACGCGACGACCAAGGCCTATGCCGCATTGGAGGCAGGTAAATGA
- a CDS encoding 3'(2'),5'-bisphosphate nucleotidase CysQ has translation MPEIEKRKDIQNELELLRNAAREAGRIAMRYFGQSPEVWLKDGQSPVSEADFAVDNYLKEVLLEARPDYGWISEETTDERVAAARRRAFVVDPIDGTRGYINGQTQWCVSIAIVEDGKPIAGVLQCPARNEVIEAGKGFGASQNGLPISTRLPPNGHKIAMASAKRMVETLPEGWRDRVILRPYVPSLAYRIAMVARGDIAGTFIRPNSHDWDLAAADLILSESGGALLTHDAQPLIYGGPTLQHGALVASSGNLLQEMLSVVADWPLS, from the coding sequence TTGCCGGAAATTGAGAAACGCAAAGATATACAGAACGAACTAGAACTTCTGCGCAATGCAGCGCGCGAAGCTGGCCGTATTGCAATGCGTTATTTCGGCCAGTCGCCGGAAGTTTGGTTGAAAGATGGACAGTCCCCCGTCAGCGAAGCGGATTTCGCAGTCGATAACTATCTGAAGGAAGTGCTGCTTGAAGCACGGCCTGATTATGGCTGGATTTCAGAAGAAACTACGGATGAAAGAGTGGCCGCCGCGCGCCGCCGCGCATTTGTGGTCGATCCGATTGATGGCACACGCGGTTATATCAATGGGCAAACCCAGTGGTGTGTGAGCATTGCCATCGTGGAAGACGGCAAGCCAATTGCCGGTGTGCTGCAATGCCCTGCACGCAATGAAGTGATCGAAGCTGGCAAAGGCTTTGGTGCATCGCAAAACGGCCTGCCGATTAGTACCCGTCTGCCACCAAATGGCCATAAAATTGCCATGGCTTCGGCAAAAAGGATGGTCGAAACTTTGCCGGAAGGCTGGCGTGATCGCGTGATTTTGCGTCCTTATGTACCATCGCTCGCCTATCGGATTGCGATGGTTGCGCGTGGTGATATCGCCGGTACCTTCATTCGGCCAAATTCACATGATTGGGACTTGGCCGCAGCCGATCTCATCCTGAGTGAGTCGGGCGGAGCGCTCTTGACCCACGACGCTCAGCCTCTCATCTACGGTGGACCGACGCTACAACATGGTGCGCTGGTTGCGTCCAGCGGAAACCTTTTGCAGGAAATGTTGAGTGTTGTCGCGGACTGGCCATTGAGCTAA
- the waaA gene encoding lipid IV(A) 3-deoxy-D-manno-octulosonic acid transferase: MSERWARNMLSAYRMLGSAVYPFIGTYISYRASRGKEERARRGERYGKTSIARPQGPVIWAHAASVGESVAMAPLIESIAATGIHIVMTTGTVTSAKLVADQLGNQVIHQYAPLDLQPAVNNFLDHWKPDLAIGCESEIWPATVLSLGARHIPHVLVNGRLSDRSFAAWQKRPELAEALFENFAHVIAQSELDGDRFRALGARPVSVSGNLKVDTAPAPADPQALATMQRQIAGRRTWAAISTHDGEEEIAAEVHQMLKVRYPRLVTIIVPRHPNRAPAIEAMLGEKGLKVAARSRGDVIEADTDILLGDTIGEMGLYLQLTEIAFIGNSLTKEGGHNPLEPAMMGTAVLTGKNVQNFRESFQRLIKNGGARVVKDRNMLAGAINFLFNNPQHLRSMIAAGANTVKDMRGALDRTLNSLEPFIQPLVLQAQLPGNRSDSAFINGGI, from the coding sequence ATGAGTGAACGTTGGGCACGAAACATGTTGTCGGCCTATCGTATGCTCGGCTCTGCGGTCTATCCTTTCATCGGCACTTATATTTCCTATCGTGCATCACGCGGCAAAGAAGAGCGTGCCAGGCGCGGTGAGCGTTACGGCAAAACGTCGATAGCTCGACCGCAAGGGCCTGTCATATGGGCTCATGCTGCAAGTGTTGGAGAATCGGTTGCTATGGCGCCGCTGATTGAAAGCATCGCAGCCACTGGTATCCACATCGTTATGACGACGGGAACGGTGACATCGGCGAAACTGGTTGCCGATCAGCTGGGCAATCAGGTTATCCATCAATATGCGCCGCTCGATCTGCAACCGGCGGTCAACAATTTCCTTGATCACTGGAAGCCGGATCTGGCGATAGGCTGTGAATCCGAGATTTGGCCAGCAACAGTGCTTTCGCTTGGCGCGCGGCATATTCCGCATGTGCTGGTCAACGGCCGTCTTTCGGACCGTTCTTTTGCGGCATGGCAGAAACGACCAGAATTGGCGGAAGCGCTATTTGAAAACTTCGCGCATGTGATTGCGCAGTCCGAGCTTGATGGCGATCGATTTCGGGCTCTTGGGGCAAGGCCGGTTAGCGTTTCGGGCAATCTCAAGGTCGATACGGCCCCGGCACCTGCCGATCCGCAGGCACTGGCAACCATGCAGCGCCAAATTGCCGGACGTCGTACATGGGCTGCAATCTCTACCCACGATGGTGAAGAAGAGATAGCGGCAGAAGTCCATCAGATGCTGAAGGTACGATATCCGCGTCTGGTCACGATCATCGTTCCGCGTCATCCCAACCGCGCTCCCGCCATTGAAGCTATGCTTGGCGAAAAGGGATTGAAAGTCGCAGCACGCAGCCGCGGAGACGTTATCGAAGCGGATACCGATATTCTGCTTGGTGATACGATTGGCGAGATGGGGCTTTATCTCCAACTCACCGAGATTGCCTTCATTGGTAATTCACTGACCAAAGAAGGTGGGCATAATCCGCTTGAACCCGCCATGATGGGCACAGCAGTGCTGACGGGCAAGAATGTTCAGAATTTCCGTGAATCCTTCCAGCGCCTTATCAAGAATGGTGGTGCGCGCGTGGTGAAGGATCGCAACATGCTCGCCGGTGCGATCAACTTTCTCTTCAATAATCCGCAGCACCTGCGCTCGATGATCGCTGCCGGTGCAAACACGGTAAAGGATATGCGCGGCGCGCTGGATCGCACATTGAATTCGCTCGAGCCATTCATTCAGCCGCTAGTTTTGCAGGCGCAGTTGCCGGGAAATCGTAGCGATTCGGCCTTTATCAACGGCGGCATCTAA
- a CDS encoding DUF2093 domain-containing protein, translating into MNKFESPRSSEAVLRYLDGDFEIVKHGSFVLCAVTGAPVPLDELKYWSVARQEAYASGLISYERELALNPELRSRKKA; encoded by the coding sequence ATGAACAAATTTGAATCACCTCGCTCATCAGAAGCTGTCCTGCGTTATCTCGACGGCGATTTTGAAATCGTAAAGCACGGCTCTTTCGTCCTGTGCGCGGTCACAGGTGCACCTGTTCCGCTCGACGAGCTGAAATACTGGAGCGTTGCGCGCCAGGAAGCTTATGCGTCGGGGCTGATTTCCTACGAGCGTGAGCTTGCACTTAATCCTGAATTGCGCAGCCGCAAGAAGGCTTAA
- the mutL gene encoding DNA mismatch repair endonuclease MutL translates to MTIQHLSETIINQIAAGEVIERPASVIKELVENAIDAGATRIEVVTAGGGKTLLRVTDNGSGIPSNELSLAVSRHCTSKLTDDVNDIRALGFRGEALPSIGSVSKLTLKSRPQDAESGFEVAVNGGRLEGPRPAALNRGTIAEVRDLFYATPARLKFMKTDRAEATAITDIVKRIAIAFPQVRFSLAGTDRTPLELPATGNGVDATLERIGQILGKEFSDNALHIDAERDGVRLAGFAGIPSFNRGNALHQFAYVNGRPVRDKQIFGALRGAYSDVIARDRHPVAVLFLTLDPSLVDVNVHPAKADVRFRDPGLVRGLIVGAIKQALAQSGIRPATSGAETMLQAFRAEGFQSRASTGNYAAPAWRPATPSAPRTEWSPQTAHPAHKPLSFDSPLAFHEDEQATIATIPAADARATIGEASVETMQKPLGAARAQIHENYIVAQTEDSLVIIDQHAAHERLVYEALKNALHSRPIPGQMLLIPEIVDLPEEDAERLTAHSETLARFGLGIEQFGPGAIAVRETPAMLGEMNVQQLIRDLADEVAEHDTSDGLKAMLNHVAATMACHGSVRSGRRLKPEEMNALLRDMEATPGSGTCNHGRPTYIELKLTDIERLFGRR, encoded by the coding sequence ATGACGATCCAGCACTTAAGCGAAACCATTATAAACCAGATTGCCGCTGGCGAAGTGATTGAACGCCCAGCCAGCGTGATCAAGGAACTTGTCGAAAACGCAATCGATGCTGGCGCAACCCGTATCGAGGTTGTGACCGCTGGCGGCGGCAAGACACTTCTACGCGTGACCGATAATGGTTCAGGCATTCCTTCCAATGAGCTGTCACTCGCCGTTTCACGCCATTGCACGTCCAAGCTCACCGACGATGTGAATGATATTCGCGCGCTGGGGTTTCGCGGCGAAGCGTTGCCGTCCATCGGTTCCGTTTCAAAACTCACGCTGAAATCACGTCCGCAGGATGCCGAGTCCGGCTTTGAAGTGGCGGTCAATGGCGGGCGTCTGGAAGGCCCACGCCCGGCAGCACTCAATCGCGGTACCATTGCCGAAGTACGCGACCTCTTTTATGCGACGCCTGCGCGTCTAAAGTTCATGAAAACCGATCGCGCCGAAGCGACTGCCATCACCGATATCGTCAAACGGATTGCAATCGCCTTCCCGCAGGTTCGGTTTTCACTGGCAGGCACGGATCGAACGCCGCTCGAACTTCCCGCGACAGGAAACGGTGTCGATGCCACGCTTGAGCGTATAGGCCAGATACTCGGCAAGGAATTTTCGGACAATGCGCTGCATATTGATGCCGAGCGCGATGGTGTGAGACTTGCGGGTTTTGCCGGCATCCCATCATTTAACCGGGGCAATGCACTGCATCAATTTGCATATGTGAATGGCCGCCCCGTTCGCGATAAACAGATTTTCGGCGCCCTGCGCGGTGCATATTCCGATGTCATTGCGCGTGACCGCCATCCAGTGGCAGTGCTGTTTCTGACACTCGATCCATCTTTGGTGGATGTGAACGTGCATCCTGCCAAAGCAGATGTTCGCTTCCGTGATCCAGGCCTTGTGCGTGGTCTTATTGTGGGTGCCATCAAGCAAGCGCTTGCACAGTCAGGCATACGCCCGGCAACAAGCGGCGCAGAAACCATGCTGCAAGCGTTCCGAGCTGAAGGATTTCAATCGCGCGCCTCTACCGGCAATTACGCGGCTCCTGCGTGGCGACCAGCGACACCATCCGCGCCACGTACAGAATGGTCGCCGCAAACGGCACACCCGGCACATAAGCCGCTGAGTTTTGATAGCCCGCTTGCCTTTCATGAAGACGAGCAGGCAACGATTGCAACAATACCCGCAGCCGATGCACGCGCCACCATCGGGGAAGCCTCTGTCGAAACGATGCAGAAGCCACTTGGCGCTGCACGTGCACAGATTCACGAAAATTATATCGTCGCGCAGACAGAAGACAGTCTGGTCATCATAGACCAGCACGCAGCACATGAGCGCCTCGTCTATGAAGCGTTGAAGAATGCGCTGCATTCTCGCCCGATACCGGGGCAGATGCTGCTGATACCCGAAATCGTTGACCTGCCGGAAGAAGATGCCGAGCGGCTCACCGCCCATTCTGAGACGCTGGCACGATTCGGCCTCGGTATTGAACAGTTTGGCCCCGGCGCAATCGCTGTGCGCGAAACACCTGCCATGCTTGGCGAGATGAACGTGCAGCAGCTTATCCGCGATTTGGCTGATGAAGTTGCGGAACACGACACGTCCGATGGTTTGAAAGCCATGCTCAATCATGTCGCTGCCACCATGGCCTGCCACGGTTCAGTGCGTTCGGGTCGACGACTTAAACCTGAAGAAATGAATGCGCTCTTGCGTGATATGGAGGCAACACCCGGCTCCGGTACATGCAATCACGGACGCCCCACCTATATTGAGCTGAAACTTACCGATATTGAGCGATTGTTTGGCCGGCGCTAA
- the lpxK gene encoding tetraacyldisaccharide 4'-kinase translates to MASEAPPFWWEKPDWRAWGLAPLSWVYGAIAGRRLLKAEPPKIAAPVLCIGNFTVGGAGKTPTAIAFSKAAKARGLHPGIVSRGYGGNYKGLHIVDPSSDSARHVGDEPLLLARHAPVALCPDRLKSAQELHRRGCDFIIMDDGFQSARLHADFSLLVVDSTRGIGNGLVIPAGPLRAPLTDQMRKTDALLRIGKGGAADFVVRQASRAGRAVYEARLLPSSASAVAGNRWLAFAGIGNPAKFFASVEEAGGEVVESQTFPDHYSYQPDDIRKLIETADRLGLGLITTAKDHVRLVTMSDVPNEFMRELAVLDIDLQFERKDALGHILDMAVERYNARSLSASKPV, encoded by the coding sequence ATGGCGAGCGAGGCACCACCCTTCTGGTGGGAAAAGCCTGACTGGCGTGCCTGGGGGCTTGCGCCGCTGTCCTGGGTCTATGGCGCTATTGCTGGCCGACGGCTTCTTAAAGCGGAACCGCCAAAAATCGCGGCGCCCGTTCTCTGTATCGGTAATTTTACAGTGGGCGGCGCAGGCAAAACTCCGACTGCTATTGCCTTTTCAAAGGCCGCAAAAGCGCGCGGCTTACATCCCGGTATTGTTTCACGCGGTTATGGCGGCAATTACAAAGGGCTGCACATCGTTGACCCGTCCTCTGACAGCGCACGTCATGTCGGCGACGAACCGCTGCTGCTTGCGCGTCATGCGCCCGTAGCGCTTTGCCCGGATCGCTTGAAGTCGGCGCAGGAATTACATCGGCGCGGCTGCGACTTTATCATTATGGATGATGGTTTTCAGAGTGCACGACTGCATGCCGACTTTTCGCTGCTGGTGGTCGATTCGACACGCGGGATCGGCAACGGTCTAGTGATTCCTGCAGGTCCCTTGCGCGCGCCGTTGACTGACCAGATGCGCAAGACCGACGCTCTGCTGCGCATTGGCAAGGGTGGTGCGGCTGATTTTGTGGTGCGGCAGGCGTCACGTGCCGGGCGCGCCGTTTACGAGGCACGGTTGCTGCCTTCGTCGGCTTCAGCGGTTGCTGGCAATCGCTGGCTGGCTTTTGCGGGGATTGGCAACCCCGCCAAGTTCTTTGCCAGTGTGGAGGAGGCTGGCGGCGAGGTTGTGGAAAGTCAAACCTTCCCAGATCATTACAGCTATCAGCCGGATGATATTCGCAAACTCATTGAAACGGCGGACCGGCTTGGATTGGGCCTAATTACCACTGCCAAGGATCACGTTCGCCTGGTGACAATGAGTGACGTGCCTAATGAGTTTATGCGCGAATTAGCCGTACTCGATATAGATCTGCAATTTGAGCGTAAGGACGCGCTGGGCCATATTCTCGATATGGCAGTCGAGCGGTACAACGCCCGCTCCTTATCGGCTTCTAAACCAGTTTAA
- a CDS encoding mannose-1-phosphate guanylyltransferase/mannose-6-phosphate isomerase: MSFIPVIISGGSGSRLWPLSRDAHPKPFIELPDGGTLIGKTYARASRLQDADQILTVTNRDFLFLTLDAYADADARKIDNTFLLEPLGRDTAPAVALAALQAASTYGADATLLIMPADHLIEDEAAFAAAVVEARKLAEAGRIVTFGIVPDHPETGFGYIEVDGTDVRRFVEKPDAETAQTYVESGRYYWNSGMFCFKALTMIDAMQRHAPEVLEGARTALEHSRRGVNGETRTLEIAKDQFAATPAISIDYAVMEKADNIACIPVSCGWSDIGSWAAMADLIEPDADGNRLRGETVLEETTDSFVLSETRLVSLVGVRDLLVVDTPDALLVAHRDKAQDVRKVFNKLRAQGHEAAKLHRTAHRPWGTYTVLEEGDGFKIKRIEVKPGRRLSLQAHHHRSEHWIVVSGTAKVVNGEREILLTNNQSTYIPCGFKHRLENPGILPLVLIEVQSGEYLGEDDIVRYDDIYGRT; this comes from the coding sequence ATGAGCTTTATCCCGGTTATCATCAGCGGCGGTTCTGGTTCCAGACTCTGGCCGCTTTCACGCGACGCCCACCCAAAACCCTTCATCGAACTGCCAGATGGCGGCACGTTGATCGGAAAGACCTATGCGCGCGCTTCGCGCCTTCAGGATGCGGATCAAATTCTCACGGTCACAAACCGCGATTTCCTGTTTCTGACGCTCGATGCCTATGCTGATGCTGACGCGCGCAAGATCGACAATACATTTCTTCTTGAACCGCTCGGCCGCGATACAGCGCCCGCTGTAGCATTGGCAGCGCTTCAGGCCGCATCAACCTATGGTGCCGATGCAACTTTGCTGATCATGCCAGCCGACCATCTGATCGAAGATGAAGCGGCTTTCGCAGCTGCGGTAGTCGAAGCACGCAAACTTGCCGAAGCCGGCCGCATTGTCACTTTCGGCATTGTTCCGGATCATCCTGAGACAGGGTTTGGCTACATCGAAGTCGATGGCACTGACGTTCGGCGCTTCGTTGAAAAGCCGGATGCAGAGACTGCACAGACCTATGTTGAGAGCGGCCGCTATTATTGGAATTCCGGCATGTTCTGCTTTAAGGCTCTCACTATGATCGACGCCATGCAGCGCCATGCACCGGAAGTGCTGGAAGGTGCCAGAACAGCGCTTGAGCACTCACGCCGGGGTGTGAATGGCGAAACCAGAACGCTGGAGATCGCCAAGGATCAGTTTGCGGCAACGCCTGCCATTTCCATCGACTATGCTGTCATGGAAAAGGCCGACAACATCGCCTGCATCCCCGTTTCCTGTGGCTGGTCCGATATTGGCTCGTGGGCAGCAATGGCCGATCTGATCGAGCCAGATGCTGACGGCAATCGTCTGCGTGGAGAAACGGTCCTTGAAGAAACGACCGACAGCTTTGTTCTTTCGGAAACGCGTCTCGTCAGCCTCGTCGGCGTTCGCGATCTTCTGGTTGTCGATACACCGGATGCCCTGCTTGTCGCCCATCGTGATAAGGCGCAGGATGTGCGCAAGGTCTTCAACAAGTTGCGTGCTCAAGGCCACGAAGCAGCCAAACTGCACCGCACAGCTCACCGTCCATGGGGCACTTATACGGTTCTTGAAGAAGGCGATGGCTTCAAGATCAAGCGTATCGAGGTCAAGCCCGGTCGCCGTCTGAGTCTGCAGGCGCACCACCACCGTTCCGAACACTGGATCGTGGTTTCCGGCACGGCAAAGGTCGTCAATGGCGAGCGGGAAATCCTGCTCACCAACAATCAATCGACCTATATCCCTTGCGGCTTCAAGCACCGTCTAGAAAATCCTGGCATTCTTCCGCTCGTCCTGATCGAAGTGCAAAGCGGCGAATATCTCGGTGAAGACGACATCGTTCGTTACGATGATATTTATGGGCGCACTTGA
- a CDS encoding phosphomannomutase has product MTGNSLKFGTSGLRGLATELNGLPAYAYSLAFVHMLKSTGNLNTGDKVFVGQDLRPSSPDIAALAMGAIEDAGFTPVDCSVLPTPALSYYAMAQNAPCIMITGSHIPDDRNGLKFYRADGEIDKDDEAAISAAYVALPADIASRKAVGLSVSDSAINAYAERYIQLFDTDSLTGLKVGVYQHSSVARDLLTKVLGALGAETVALGRSDVFVPVDTEALRPDDIRLLSEWAKQDQFDAIVSTDGDADRPLIADEHGNFVRGDLVGAITSAWVGADVIVTPVTSNAALEECGKFNRVLRTRVGSPYVIAGMQQALNENAKSVVGFEANGGVLLGSTIDKDGRQLSALPTRDALLPILACLSTIKQTQTPLSEIAHSYGFRIALSDRLQNVPQEKSAAFLSVITQEDARIQLFPATDPVIRFEAIDGVKLFFKSGNAVHYRASGNAPELRCYVEAASEAQASELLTMGIEIARNATKDATSK; this is encoded by the coding sequence ATGACAGGCAATTCCCTCAAATTCGGCACAAGCGGTCTCAGAGGACTGGCGACCGAGCTTAACGGATTGCCTGCTTATGCCTATTCGCTGGCATTTGTGCATATGCTGAAATCAACAGGCAACCTGAATACCGGCGACAAAGTGTTTGTCGGTCAGGATTTGCGCCCATCAAGCCCAGATATCGCAGCACTTGCCATGGGCGCGATTGAAGATGCAGGCTTCACACCTGTTGATTGCAGCGTCTTGCCCACACCTGCTCTGAGCTATTATGCGATGGCGCAAAATGCGCCCTGTATCATGATTACCGGCAGTCATATTCCAGATGACCGCAATGGACTGAAATTTTATCGCGCCGATGGTGAAATCGATAAGGATGACGAAGCCGCGATAAGTGCGGCTTATGTTGCTCTCCCGGCTGACATTGCATCACGGAAAGCTGTTGGCTTGTCCGTAAGTGATAGCGCAATCAACGCCTATGCCGAGCGCTACATCCAGCTTTTCGACACCGACAGTCTCACAGGACTGAAAGTCGGTGTGTATCAGCATTCGTCGGTAGCACGTGATCTTCTCACCAAGGTCCTTGGTGCGCTTGGTGCAGAAACAGTCGCACTTGGCCGTTCCGATGTTTTTGTGCCGGTCGATACCGAAGCGCTACGCCCGGACGATATTCGGCTTCTGTCCGAATGGGCAAAGCAGGACCAATTTGATGCGATCGTCTCAACTGATGGCGACGCAGACCGCCCGCTCATTGCAGACGAGCATGGAAATTTTGTGCGTGGCGACCTTGTGGGCGCCATCACATCTGCCTGGGTCGGTGCCGATGTCATCGTCACGCCAGTCACTTCCAATGCAGCGCTGGAAGAGTGCGGAAAGTTTAACCGTGTTCTGCGCACGCGCGTCGGCTCGCCATATGTAATCGCCGGTATGCAGCAGGCTCTGAACGAAAACGCAAAGAGCGTGGTTGGATTTGAAGCCAATGGCGGGGTGCTTCTCGGCAGCACCATCGACAAGGATGGTCGGCAACTATCTGCGCTCCCAACGCGCGACGCGCTTCTGCCAATCCTTGCTTGTCTGAGCACGATCAAACAAACGCAAACGCCTCTTTCCGAAATCGCGCACAGCTATGGCTTTCGAATTGCATTGAGCGATCGCTTGCAGAATGTGCCGCAAGAAAAAAGTGCCGCGTTTCTGTCCGTCATCACGCAGGAAGACGCACGTATTCAGCTTTTCCCGGCTACTGACCCTGTTATACGGTTTGAAGCAATCGATGGCGTAAAGCTGTTCTTCAAATCAGGTAATGCGGTGCATTATCGTGCGTCAGGAAATGCACCGGAACTGCGCTGCTATGTCGAAGCTGCCAGCGAAGCTCAGGCCAGTGAATTATTGACAATGGGAATAGAAATCGCCCGTAACGCAACGAAGGATGCCACCAGCAAATGA
- a CDS encoding P1 family peptidase — MDRRTFAKSLAGLGTIPFIVGSAAAAQRGETSMLELMGGSITDVPGMKLGHHTLTKRPTGCTVLLCEEGATAGVDVRGSAPGTRETDLLDPMNYVQQVQAILLSGGSAYGLSAATGVMRYLEENNLGFKIGKGVVPIVPAAILMDLGVGDFSVRPDEEAGYLACKAAKPEASGEGNIGAGAGATVGKMFGMEYAMKGGLGTASYKVPGTEVVVGAIVAVNAVGDVYAPNSQQILAGARNEDGKGFRNIMDSIMQGRNVVKSGGANTTIGAIATNVPFNKAELKKIAGMAHDGFARSINPTHTMWDGDTIFALSTGKTEGVEADVTAIGAIAATVMAHAVARAVMQAESLSDLNLPAHRDYV; from the coding sequence ATGGATCGAAGAACATTCGCAAAATCGCTTGCAGGGTTGGGGACAATACCCTTCATAGTCGGTTCGGCAGCAGCAGCACAAAGGGGAGAAACAAGCATGCTGGAATTGATGGGCGGAAGCATTACCGATGTCCCGGGAATGAAACTCGGGCATCATACGCTGACCAAGCGCCCAACCGGCTGCACCGTTCTGCTCTGCGAAGAAGGAGCAACAGCAGGCGTCGATGTGCGTGGCTCCGCACCCGGCACACGCGAAACCGATCTTCTCGATCCAATGAACTATGTTCAACAAGTACAAGCTATTCTGCTATCCGGTGGCAGCGCTTATGGCCTCAGTGCCGCGACTGGCGTGATGCGCTATCTCGAAGAGAACAATCTGGGTTTCAAGATCGGCAAGGGTGTCGTTCCGATTGTGCCTGCCGCGATCCTGATGGATCTTGGCGTGGGAGATTTTTCCGTTCGTCCTGATGAAGAAGCCGGCTATCTGGCGTGTAAGGCAGCAAAACCCGAAGCGTCCGGCGAAGGTAATATTGGCGCAGGTGCCGGTGCAACTGTCGGCAAGATGTTTGGTATGGAATATGCGATGAAGGGTGGTCTTGGCACCGCGAGCTACAAGGTTCCTGGAACCGAAGTCGTGGTTGGTGCCATTGTCGCAGTTAACGCCGTAGGTGATGTTTACGCCCCCAATTCGCAGCAGATTCTGGCGGGTGCGCGTAACGAAGACGGCAAAGGCTTCCGCAACATCATGGACTCGATCATGCAGGGTCGTAATGTGGTCAAATCCGGCGGTGCCAACACGACCATCGGCGCGATTGCAACCAATGTTCCGTTCAACAAGGCTGAACTGAAAAAGATCGCTGGCATGGCGCATGATGGCTTTGCCCGTTCGATCAACCCCACCCACACAATGTGGGATGGCGATACGATCTTTGCGCTCTCGACAGGAAAGACAGAAGGTGTTGAAGCTGATGTGACGGCCATCGGTGCTATCGCCGCAACTGTGATGGCTCATGCCGTTGCCCGTGCGGTGATGCAGGCCGAAAGTCTGTCAGACCTCAACTTGCCCGCTCATCGGGACTATGTTTGA
- a CDS encoding DUF4170 domain-containing protein: MSAEGDKKQLLHLVFGGELKKLGTVQFRDLDNLDVVGIYPDYESAKTAWKSKAQQTVDNAHMRYFIVHLHRLLDPEGVDLKAE, translated from the coding sequence ATGAGTGCCGAAGGCGACAAAAAGCAGCTTCTTCATCTGGTATTTGGCGGTGAGCTGAAAAAGCTAGGAACCGTTCAGTTCCGCGATCTCGATAATCTCGATGTCGTTGGCATCTATCCTGATTACGAGTCTGCCAAAACTGCCTGGAAGTCCAAGGCGCAGCAGACTGTCGATAATGCGCACATGCGTTATTTCATTGTTCACCTGCATCGCTTGCTTGATCCTGAAGGCGTTGACCTGAAAGCGGAATAA